A single genomic interval of Terriglobus albidus harbors:
- a CDS encoding carboxypeptidase regulatory-like domain-containing protein yields MRLNSRKNRSFLCPGLTPLLLTGILFGCFGTLCFAQSDRGAMTGTVTDPTDSAVPGAKVTATNLATGTTNQTLTTSAGNYTIPELPAGIYSLTVGAPGFTTLVRSGITVSVNLTVRLDVVLKIGSTADTVTVTGDAPLLKTENAENNLTITSKDINSLPLNMAGVGAIRNPLSFSLIAPGTWVGSWNNIHINGAPGSTYRIILDGQDTGNGLFAQASDEVQPSVEALQEFTMQADSFPPEFGQTTGGIFNYTTKSGANKFHGSLYEYFVNEAFNAGQPFTDDGHGHLVRPKSRKNDFGGSFGGPVWIPRLYDGHERTFFFFNYEMYRDRANTSSGFKTVPTAAYRNGDLSYLLTGKQIGTDPLGRPIMNGAIYDPATTRIVNGQTVRDPFPNNYINPSRFDPASAKVLSLIPNAANSNPTNNYPVVFPANKYQWIPSIKIDHNLTRSIHLSGYYSMQATDKDNGGDGLPDPISARRFQIIRSNTVRVNMDDVVTPTIVVHAGIGFQRYYNPDSTPITTFNQQTQLGLGGALVGGFPVISGLSINGQSLGLGPSNYQLYVLNKPTAVASVSWLRGAHNFKFGGEWRHESFLNQVSTQALGSYSFDAQQSGLPSTNGQNLNGGSVGNGFASFLLGNVNSESIGNVANPWFVRAAGGIYAQDTWKMTRKLTLTYGLRYDMQPRQHELKYRTTRFSPDIANPSAGNLLGGAEFEGYGSGRCNCSFEHYYPYAFGPRVGITYQVDPKSIFHAGVGIFYGQQPSFNYVGSGNSLGFGWNTKSYTAPGYGLSAAQFSNGISYTQDDLYGVNLNPGIRPNTGQVNTLPSWIHPTNGKPPRTLQMNVGFQRALTPDLSFEMSYVGVRGSWFQADGLVNPNQLTQQRLNNYGLSLTNSTDLALLKKTMSDPAVKARGFTAPYAGFPSTASLAQALRPYPQFSSVGVSGTMLGNYWYDSLQIKMTKRLSRGLWFIGAYTWSKDLGTTDSVYGTSVAIADASQPRASQKTYLGVDTPHAFSISYRYEIPTFGLAESGWKKRLFKGWTTDGILRYQSGTLITIPGAQDGLTSATFAPNNFANRVPGQPLFLHNLNKHDFNPRTSLILNSAAWSQPTSGTYGTSKPRFSDYRNPRYPNEQMGIGKSIGIKEGLVFEVRADFFNVFNRWAYPSLSNTSNFLQVTQYGSNGSVTSGFGYIGDNISSAGSNYPPRSGQIVARLQF; encoded by the coding sequence ATGAGACTCAATTCGCGCAAGAATCGATCTTTTTTATGCCCAGGGCTGACCCCTCTGCTGCTGACTGGAATTCTATTCGGCTGTTTCGGAACGCTCTGCTTCGCGCAATCGGATCGTGGCGCCATGACTGGAACAGTGACTGACCCGACGGATAGTGCCGTTCCTGGCGCCAAAGTTACGGCTACAAACCTGGCTACTGGGACAACGAACCAAACTCTGACTACCAGTGCCGGAAATTACACCATCCCGGAATTACCAGCGGGCATTTATTCCCTAACGGTCGGAGCCCCCGGCTTTACCACTTTGGTCCGTAGTGGCATTACCGTCTCTGTGAATCTGACGGTGCGTCTGGATGTAGTTCTCAAAATTGGTTCGACAGCCGATACCGTTACTGTCACCGGAGATGCGCCGCTGCTGAAAACAGAGAATGCCGAGAACAACCTAACGATCACTTCCAAAGACATCAATTCGCTTCCACTCAACATGGCCGGTGTCGGGGCGATTCGCAACCCACTCTCGTTTTCACTCATTGCACCTGGAACCTGGGTCGGCAGTTGGAACAATATCCATATCAATGGTGCTCCTGGATCGACCTATCGCATCATTCTGGACGGCCAAGATACGGGCAATGGATTGTTCGCGCAAGCATCCGACGAAGTACAGCCTTCAGTGGAAGCCCTTCAGGAGTTCACGATGCAGGCGGACAGTTTTCCGCCGGAGTTTGGCCAAACCACAGGCGGAATCTTCAACTACACAACGAAGTCTGGCGCGAACAAGTTTCACGGTTCGCTGTACGAGTATTTCGTCAATGAAGCCTTCAACGCCGGCCAACCCTTTACGGACGACGGCCACGGACATCTGGTGAGGCCTAAGAGCAGGAAGAACGATTTTGGAGGTAGTTTCGGTGGCCCGGTATGGATTCCCAGGCTTTACGACGGCCATGAGCGTACCTTCTTCTTCTTCAACTACGAAATGTATCGGGACCGAGCCAATACGAGCAGTGGGTTCAAGACCGTCCCGACCGCGGCATATCGTAACGGCGACCTGAGCTATCTTCTGACTGGAAAGCAGATCGGAACGGATCCCCTTGGACGTCCCATCATGAATGGCGCCATCTACGATCCAGCGACTACCAGAATAGTGAACGGCCAGACTGTTCGCGATCCTTTTCCGAACAACTACATCAATCCCAGCCGTTTCGATCCCGCTTCAGCGAAGGTTCTGTCGCTAATCCCAAATGCCGCCAATAGCAATCCGACGAACAATTACCCGGTCGTCTTTCCGGCCAACAAGTACCAGTGGATTCCAAGCATCAAGATCGATCACAATCTCACGCGCAGCATACATCTGTCTGGCTACTACTCCATGCAGGCAACGGACAAAGACAATGGCGGCGATGGCCTTCCCGATCCCATCTCCGCTCGCCGGTTCCAAATTATTCGGAGTAATACCGTCCGCGTCAACATGGATGACGTGGTAACTCCAACCATCGTGGTACATGCCGGTATTGGGTTCCAGCGCTACTACAATCCCGACTCAACACCGATCACGACGTTTAACCAACAAACCCAGCTAGGCTTGGGTGGCGCCTTAGTCGGAGGGTTTCCTGTTATCTCAGGTCTCTCAATTAATGGACAATCGTTAGGCCTCGGACCTTCCAACTATCAGCTTTACGTGCTTAACAAGCCGACAGCGGTTGCTTCGGTCTCATGGCTTCGAGGCGCACACAATTTCAAGTTCGGAGGTGAATGGAGGCATGAAAGCTTCCTCAATCAAGTTTCCACCCAGGCGCTTGGCAGTTATTCCTTCGATGCGCAACAATCAGGACTTCCCTCAACCAATGGCCAGAATCTCAATGGAGGCTCTGTCGGAAATGGTTTCGCCAGCTTCCTCCTGGGGAATGTGAACAGTGAGTCCATCGGAAACGTGGCGAACCCCTGGTTTGTACGAGCTGCCGGTGGCATCTATGCGCAGGACACGTGGAAGATGACCAGGAAGTTGACTCTAACCTATGGGCTTCGCTACGACATGCAGCCAAGGCAGCATGAATTGAAATACCGGACAACGCGTTTCAGCCCCGACATTGCGAATCCATCCGCAGGGAACCTTCTCGGAGGTGCGGAGTTTGAAGGGTATGGGAGCGGGCGTTGCAACTGCTCGTTCGAACACTATTATCCGTATGCATTCGGACCCCGTGTGGGAATTACCTACCAAGTCGACCCGAAAAGTATCTTCCATGCGGGTGTTGGGATCTTTTACGGTCAGCAACCCTCCTTCAACTATGTCGGATCGGGGAACAGCCTGGGATTTGGGTGGAACACCAAGAGTTACACGGCTCCCGGTTATGGTCTATCCGCAGCCCAGTTTTCCAACGGTATTTCGTATACGCAGGATGATCTCTATGGAGTCAACTTGAATCCAGGAATCCGCCCCAACACCGGCCAGGTCAACACCCTGCCTAGTTGGATTCATCCGACAAACGGTAAACCACCTAGAACTCTACAAATGAATGTCGGCTTTCAGCGGGCCCTGACGCCCGATCTGTCCTTTGAGATGTCCTACGTCGGCGTCCGTGGGTCCTGGTTCCAGGCCGATGGATTGGTCAACCCCAACCAGCTGACTCAGCAGCGTCTCAATAACTACGGCCTCAGCTTGACGAACTCGACCGACCTCGCCTTGTTGAAAAAGACGATGTCAGATCCAGCGGTGAAGGCCAGAGGCTTTACCGCTCCCTATGCTGGATTCCCTTCCACTGCTTCCCTGGCGCAAGCATTAAGGCCATATCCTCAATTTAGCAGTGTCGGCGTAAGCGGTACCATGCTCGGCAACTATTGGTATGACTCGCTGCAGATCAAGATGACGAAGCGGCTCTCGCGTGGCCTTTGGTTCATTGGGGCCTACACGTGGTCTAAGGACTTGGGCACCACCGATAGCGTGTATGGAACCTCGGTCGCAATTGCGGATGCCAGCCAGCCGCGCGCGAGCCAAAAGACATATCTCGGTGTCGATACGCCACATGCTTTTTCAATCAGCTATCGCTACGAGATCCCGACCTTCGGACTGGCGGAGTCGGGTTGGAAGAAGCGCCTATTCAAAGGATGGACAACTGACGGGATCCTCCGTTATCAGAGCGGGACTCTCATTACCATTCCTGGCGCCCAGGACGGATTGACATCAGCCACCTTTGCGCCCAACAACTTTGCCAATCGCGTTCCCGGACAACCTCTATTCCTCCACAACCTGAATAAGCATGATTTCAATCCGAGGACCAGTTTGATCTTGAACTCTGCTGCATGGTCTCAACCCACATCGGGTACCTATGGGACTTCAAAACCAAGGTTCTCCGACTATCGTAATCCTCGTTACCCAAACGAGCAGATGGGCATCGGCAAATCGATCGGTATTAAGGAGGGATTGGTTTTCGAGGTTCGAGCAGACTTCTTCAATGTCTTTAATCGTTGGGCCTACCCAAGTCTGAGCAATACATCGAATTTCCTCCAAGTCACACAATATGGATCCAACGGCTCCGTCACCAGTGGCTTTGGCTATATTGGGGACAACATAAGCAGTGCAGGCAGTAACTATCCTCCGCGCAGTGGTCAGATTGTGGCGCGCCTACAATTCTGA
- a CDS encoding sensor histidine kinase, translated as MSLLLLGSVCAQAREESSPAIYQTAASIHALSQEQAQRAYPAHLLGVVTQSLNDGFTLQDRTGGIWIYFDHPEQFMPGDEIDVEGTAKPGLFAPVVQALSVRKLGRAPLPKPIKVSFKQISNGNRDCQYVSVTGMVRSVGIRKGASNSQKIWMRIAVDDGIIDATFPAADADLAAKLIDAFVRIDAPTMCSKNQKRQIIAANLSVPSMRNLTVLRPPPPDIFATPLIPVGKLMQYLSGTDYYHRVRVAGVATYYKPGESLILEDRGQALLVKTAENKTIQPGDRVEAVGFPAPADSGPILQDAVLRRTASGAALQPALVKIAEISSGTMNNTLVSVDGHLVRRIHEPFREVLLLQDESNILLAELNQSGGSDPFPELREGSKIRISGISVLEVEGMWNYGLRSAYDVRSKLLLRAPTDVEIIEPPTWWTTRHVLYIAGVLGILVLVFLAQIIVSRIEKWRLEAVLEERERLAHEIHDTLAQSFAGIGFQLQAILKEIPRDMPSLKEQVNLARDLVRHSHKEARRSIEPLQPNSLQETDLLLSLENAARNMVQGGSVNVVTSCSGNPRSLSLQIADALLRIGQEAIANAVRHADPSNLTIALHYEDNTIQLKIQDDGNGFVKSGDLLGFGLRGMRKRAASISGRLDIITGLGQGTCVAITVPLPPVMTLSNSLKRTFRYASGHIFHVEAKQRANTNTDR; from the coding sequence TTGAGCCTGCTGCTTTTGGGGAGCGTTTGTGCGCAGGCACGGGAAGAATCATCGCCCGCAATCTATCAGACTGCGGCCTCAATTCATGCCCTATCGCAAGAGCAGGCCCAGCGCGCATATCCCGCACACCTGCTTGGCGTCGTCACTCAATCCTTGAACGACGGTTTCACGCTTCAGGATCGTACGGGAGGAATCTGGATTTACTTCGACCATCCTGAGCAATTTATGCCGGGTGATGAGATTGATGTCGAAGGCACTGCAAAGCCAGGCTTATTCGCACCCGTCGTGCAGGCTCTGTCTGTGCGAAAACTCGGACGCGCGCCTCTGCCAAAACCCATAAAAGTTTCGTTCAAACAGATCAGCAATGGCAATCGGGATTGTCAATACGTTTCGGTGACTGGCATGGTCCGCTCTGTGGGAATCAGAAAAGGAGCATCGAACTCGCAGAAAATATGGATGAGAATCGCCGTCGATGACGGCATCATCGATGCCACGTTCCCTGCAGCAGACGCCGACCTTGCCGCAAAGTTGATCGATGCGTTCGTTCGCATCGATGCTCCCACGATGTGCTCGAAAAATCAGAAAAGGCAGATTATCGCTGCCAATCTCTCCGTGCCCAGCATGCGTAATCTGACTGTGTTACGGCCTCCTCCTCCAGATATCTTCGCTACGCCGCTTATCCCGGTCGGCAAACTAATGCAGTATCTCTCGGGTACGGACTACTATCACCGCGTACGCGTCGCTGGCGTAGCAACATATTACAAACCCGGTGAGAGCCTTATTCTCGAAGATAGGGGACAAGCTCTGTTGGTTAAAACGGCAGAGAATAAGACGATTCAGCCAGGTGACCGGGTCGAAGCCGTTGGCTTTCCTGCGCCTGCAGACTCGGGCCCGATTCTGCAGGATGCAGTCCTGCGGCGAACAGCATCTGGCGCAGCGTTGCAACCGGCCTTAGTTAAGATCGCCGAGATCTCGTCCGGCACGATGAACAATACCTTGGTCAGTGTGGACGGCCATCTTGTGCGACGAATCCACGAGCCCTTTCGTGAAGTATTGCTGCTGCAAGATGAATCGAACATCCTACTCGCAGAATTGAATCAATCTGGTGGCTCAGATCCATTTCCAGAACTTCGTGAGGGAAGCAAGATTCGCATATCTGGTATCAGTGTGCTTGAGGTTGAAGGGATGTGGAACTATGGACTGAGGAGTGCCTATGACGTTCGGTCCAAACTTTTACTTCGAGCCCCAACCGACGTCGAGATCATTGAACCTCCAACATGGTGGACGACGCGTCACGTCCTGTACATTGCCGGTGTGTTGGGGATATTGGTCCTGGTTTTTCTCGCACAGATCATCGTCAGCCGCATAGAGAAGTGGAGGCTCGAGGCGGTGCTCGAAGAACGAGAGCGCCTGGCCCACGAGATTCACGATACCCTCGCCCAGAGTTTTGCAGGAATCGGTTTCCAACTCCAAGCAATTCTTAAAGAGATTCCTCGTGACATGCCCAGCTTGAAGGAACAAGTGAATCTGGCTCGGGATTTAGTGCGCCATAGCCATAAGGAGGCGCGCCGGAGCATCGAGCCACTGCAACCGAATTCGTTGCAGGAGACCGACCTCCTGCTTTCACTTGAAAATGCCGCGCGGAACATGGTGCAAGGAGGATCGGTCAACGTTGTTACCTCCTGTAGCGGAAATCCGCGTTCGCTTTCATTGCAGATTGCGGATGCTTTACTTCGTATCGGTCAAGAAGCCATTGCGAATGCGGTTCGTCACGCCGATCCTAGCAATCTCACAATTGCTTTGCACTACGAGGACAACACGATCCAGCTGAAGATCCAGGACGACGGTAACGGTTTTGTGAAGAGTGGAGATCTGCTTGGCTTTGGCCTCCGCGGAATGCGCAAACGAGCCGCGTCCATCTCGGGGCGACTTGACATCATCACCGGGCTTGGGCAGGGAACTTGTGTCGCTATCACCGTGCCATTACCTCCAGTTATGACGTTGTCCAATTCACTGAAACGCACTTTCAGATATGCATCGGGGCATATATTCCATGTTGAAGCTAAGCAACGAGCGAATACGAATACTGATCGTTGA
- a CDS encoding response regulator, which yields MLKLSNERIRILIVDDHPVVCSGLTNMLSARVGFEVIGSAASGEEALAVVQQDKPDLLLLDLRMPGMDGIAVMHALKHIEAPPRVIVLTSFEKDEDIYRSIRAGAQGYLLKDTTESEIVAAITVVDAGKRYIPRHIAARLADRMMRADLTGRELQILEMLAQGSTNKQIAGALDISDNTVRHHVNKIMDKLQVSDRTEAVATAIRRGVLSGTD from the coding sequence ATGTTGAAGCTAAGCAACGAGCGAATACGAATACTGATCGTTGATGATCATCCGGTTGTCTGTTCCGGCCTGACGAATATGCTGAGCGCACGAGTGGGGTTCGAGGTCATCGGATCTGCCGCTAGCGGTGAGGAAGCGCTTGCTGTTGTCCAACAGGACAAGCCAGACCTGCTCCTGTTGGATCTCCGTATGCCAGGCATGGATGGCATTGCCGTGATGCACGCGTTGAAACACATTGAGGCTCCTCCTCGAGTAATCGTGCTGACGAGCTTTGAGAAGGACGAAGATATTTATCGCTCTATTCGCGCTGGTGCCCAAGGATATCTGCTGAAAGACACAACGGAATCAGAGATAGTTGCCGCCATCACAGTCGTCGATGCAGGCAAACGATACATTCCTCGCCATATCGCTGCCCGGCTCGCTGACCGGATGATGCGTGCCGATTTGACAGGGCGTGAATTGCAAATCCTCGAAATGCTCGCCCAGGGGTCAACCAACAAGCAGATTGCAGGAGCTCTGGACATTAGCGACAACACTGTTCGACATCATGTCAACAAGATCATGGACAAGCTTCAGGTTTCTGACCGCACCGAAGCGGTTGCAACCGCCATCCGGCGCGGCGTTCTCTCGGGAACGGACTAG
- a CDS encoding nucleoside hydrolase: MKRTLSIVTLWILYIGVIGLPLTPVYAQSTSAAQKEKFTPSEKVIIDTDIGDDIDDAFALALALKCPELNVLQINSAFGLVSIRTAMLQRFLDEVGRADIPVATGVPSPMPESHFTQRRYGERDGVRRPAPDAIESTLALIRKYPNEITLIAIGPMYNLAAMIDRDKETFKKVKRVVIMGGSFYKRNWDFGFGHPQGQIAEWNILEAIPEAQKLMAANVPLYMVPSDSTQLKFDEVNRRLLFRVDTPLTDQLLILYQLWGQTTPLLHDAMTLAFLVKPDMCPMKEMHITIDDAGFTRIGAGAPNTFVCLESDPERFINFYMNRMLSN; this comes from the coding sequence ATGAAACGAACATTGAGCATCGTAACGTTATGGATTTTATATATTGGCGTAATTGGGCTGCCTCTGACCCCTGTCTACGCACAATCCACTTCAGCCGCTCAAAAAGAAAAATTCACTCCTTCGGAAAAAGTCATTATCGATACCGACATTGGCGACGATATTGATGATGCATTCGCACTCGCCCTTGCATTGAAGTGTCCAGAATTGAATGTATTGCAGATCAACAGCGCTTTCGGACTGGTTTCCATTCGAACTGCAATGTTGCAGCGTTTTCTTGACGAAGTGGGACGGGCGGATATCCCCGTCGCAACAGGGGTTCCTAGTCCAATGCCAGAAAGTCACTTTACACAGCGCCGCTATGGCGAGCGGGACGGGGTACGGAGACCGGCTCCAGATGCGATTGAGAGCACACTAGCCCTCATCAGAAAGTATCCGAATGAGATCACTCTGATAGCTATCGGGCCGATGTACAACCTGGCCGCCATGATCGATCGCGATAAGGAGACATTCAAGAAAGTAAAACGCGTTGTGATTATGGGGGGTTCTTTCTATAAACGGAATTGGGACTTCGGGTTCGGCCATCCACAAGGCCAAATTGCCGAGTGGAACATTCTGGAAGCAATCCCGGAAGCTCAGAAGCTTATGGCGGCTAATGTCCCCCTGTACATGGTCCCGTCAGATTCTACGCAGCTTAAATTTGATGAAGTAAACAGACGGCTACTTTTCAGGGTGGATACGCCACTTACGGATCAACTGCTGATTTTGTATCAACTGTGGGGGCAGACTACGCCATTGCTTCACGACGCAATGACATTAGCGTTCCTCGTTAAGCCCGATATGTGCCCGATGAAAGAAATGCATATCACTATCGATGACGCAGGATTTACCCGGATAGGGGCGGGAGCACCGAACACGTTCGTATGTTTAGAGTCGGACCCTGAGCGCTTCATCAACTTTTATATGAACCGGATGCTCTCGAATTAG